Proteins found in one Neomonachus schauinslandi chromosome 1, ASM220157v2, whole genome shotgun sequence genomic segment:
- the LOC110594023 gene encoding zinc finger protein 709-like yields the protein MDSVTFEDVAVNFSLEEWALLDSSQKKLYRDVMRETFRNLASIEKKWKDHDTEDRYNTQGRRLRSHMVEKRCESKEGHQCGETITQTPDFNLNKKTPSGVKPPEGHQCGETITQTPDLNLNKKTPSGVKPCECSVCGKVFVRHSSLNRHIRSHTGHKPYEYHEYEEKPYKCKECGKAFSYRKSVHRHERTHTGEKPYECQECGKAFTWLTTFRRHMITHTGDGPYKCQECGKAFSCSTSLRTHERTHTGEKPYQCKQCGKSLRSPLGLRIHERNHTGEKPYECKQCGKALSCPSSFRRHERTHTAEKQYECKQCEKTFSSPLGLRIHERIHTGEKPYECKECGKAFISLSSIRTHMITHTGDGPYKCKECGKAXXXXHTGDGPYKCKECGKAFNFPSSFRIHERTHTGEKPYECKQCGRAFSCYTSFRTHEKTHTGEKPYECKECGKAFIYRTTFRGHVRMHTGEKPYKCKECGKAFSRPNSFRRHERSHTE from the exons ATG GACTCAGTGACCTTTGAGGATGTGGCTGTGAACTTCAGCCTGGAAGAGTGGGCTTTACTGGATTCTTCGCAGAAGAAACTTTACAGAGATGTGATGCGGGAAACCTTCAGAAACCTGGCCTCAATAG agaaaaaatggaaagatcatGACACCGAAGATAGGTACAATACCCAGGGGAGAAGACTAAG AAGTCATATGGTAGAAAAACGTTGTGAAAGCAAAGAGGGTCATCAGTGTGGAGAAACCATCACCCAGACTCCAGATTTTAATCTGAACAAGAAAACGCCTTCTGGAGTAAAACCACCTGAAGGTCATCAGTGTGGAGAAACCATCACCCAGACTCCAGATCTTAATCTGAACAAGAAAACGCCTTCTGGAGTAAAACCATGTGAATGTAGTGTGTGTGGAAAAGTCTTCGTGCGTCATTCGTCCCTTAATAGGCACATCAGATCTCACACTGGACATAAGCCATATGAGTATCACGAATATGAAGAGAAGCCATATAagtgtaaggaatgtgggaaagccttcagctACCGCAAGTCTGTTCACAGACATGAAAGGActcatactggagaaaaaccctatgaatgtcaggaatgtgggaaagctttcacGTGGCTCACAACTTTCCGAAGACACATGATCACTCACACAGGAGATGGACCTTACAAATGTcaggaatgtgggaaagcttttaGTTGTTCTACTTCATTGCGAACACATGAAAGgactcacactggagagaaaccctatcaGTGTAAACAGTGTGGGAAATCCCTCCGGTCCCCTCTGGGTTTGCGAATACACGAAAGAaatcacactggagagaaaccctatgaatgtaagcaGTGTGGTAAAGCCCTCAGTTGTCCCAGTTCCTTTCGAAGACATGAAAGGACTCACACTGCAGAGAAACAGTATGAATGTAAACAGTGTGAGAAAACCTTCAGTTCTCCTCTAGGTTTGCGAATACATGAAagaattcacacaggagagaaaccttatgaatgtaaggaatgtgggaaagcctttatttCTCTGTCAAGCATTCGAACACACATGATCACACACACTGGAGATGGACCTtataaatgtaaggaatgtgggaaagccttNNNNNNNNNNCACACTGGAGATGGACCTtataaatgtaaggaatgtgggaaagccttcaatTTTCCCAGTTCATTTCGAATACATGAAagaactcacacaggagagaagccctatgaatgtaaaCAATGTGGTAGAGCCTTTAGTTGTTACACATCCTTTCGAACACATGAAAAAActcacactggagaaaaaccctatgagtgtaaggaatgtggaaaagcctttatTTATCGCACTACCTTTCGAGGACACGTGAGAAtgcacactggagagaaaccatacaaatgtaaagaatgtggaaaagcctttagtCGTCCCAATTCATTTCGAAGGCATGAGAGATCTCATACTGAATAG